In the genome of Monodelphis domestica isolate mMonDom1 chromosome 2, mMonDom1.pri, whole genome shotgun sequence, one region contains:
- the WNT2B gene encoding protein Wnt-2b, giving the protein MLSPGRTEEAPQLLRRRAPLPVPAFAPAHRYPVRAAAPDGPGVPARLGLACLLLLLLTLPPRIDASWWYIGALGARVICDNIPGLVSRQRQLCQRYPDIMRSLGEGARDWIRECQHQFRHHRWNCTTLDRDHTVFGRVMLRSSREAAFVYAISSAGVVHAITRACSQGELSVCSCDPYTRGRDRDQRGDFDWGGCSDNIHYGVRFAKAFVDAKEKRLKDARALMNLHNNRCGRTAVRRFLKLECKCHGVSGSCTLRTCWHALSDFRRTGDYLRRRYDGAVQVTATQDGANFTAARQGYRHATRADLVYFDNSPDYCVLDKAAGSLGTAGRVCSKTSRGTDGCEVMCCGRGYDTTRVTRVTQCECKFHWCCAVRCKECRDTVDVHTCKAPKKAEWLDQT; this is encoded by the exons ATGCTGAGCCCGGGCAGAACGGAGGAAGCCCCCCAGCTCCTCCGTAGGCGAGCTCCGCTCCCTGTTCCCGCCTTCGCCCCCGCGCACCGATATCCTGTCCGGGCAGCTGCACCCGACGGCCCCGGAGTCCCTGCCCGACTCGGCCTCGCCtgtctgctgctgctgttgcttaCGCTGCCGCCCCGCATAGATGCGTCCTGGTG GTATATCGGGGCGCTGGGGGCCCGGGTGATCTGCGACAACATCCCCGGGCTGGTGAGCCGGCAGCGCCAGTTGTGCCAGCGCTACCCCGACATCATGCGTTCCCTGGGCGAGGGGGCCCGAGACTGGATCCGCGAGTGCCAGCACCAGTTCCGTCATCACCGCTGGAACTGCACCACTCTGGACCGGGACCACACCGTCTTTGGCCGGGTGATGCTCAGAA GCAGCCGGGAGGCGGCTTTCGTGTATGCCATCTCCTCGGCAGGTGTGGTCCATGCCATCACTCGGGCCTGCAGCCAGGGAGAGCTGAGTGTGTGCAGCTGCGATCCTTACACACGTGGTCGGGACCGAGACCAGCGTGGAGACTTTGACTGGGGTGGTTGTAGTGACAACATCCACTATGGGGTCCGCTTTGCCAAGGCCTTCGTGGATGCCAAGGAGAAGAGGCTCAAGGATGCCCGGGCCCTCATGAATTTGCACAACAATCGGTGTGGCCGCACG GCTGTACGTCGATTCCTAAAGCTGGAATGTAAGTGCCATGGAGTAAGTGGCTCCTGCACCCTTCGCACCTGCTGGCATGCACTCTCCGACTTCCGCCGGACTGGTGACTACCTTCGGAGGCGCTATGATGGAGCTGTGCAGGTGACTGCCACTCAGGATGGCGCCAACTTTACTGCTGCCCGTCAAGGCTATCGCCATGCCACTCGGGCCGACCTTGTCTATTTTGACAACTCCCCAGACTACTGTGTTCTGGACAAGGCTGCTG GGTCCCTGGGCACCGCAGGCCGCGTATGCAGCAAGACGTCTCGAGGGACAGATGGATGTGAGGTCATGTGCTGCGGCCGTGGCTATGACACGACCCGAGTCACTCGTGTCACCCAGTGCGAGTGCAAGTTCCACTGGTGCTGCGCCGTGCGCTGTAAGGAGTGCCGGGACACTGTGGACGTCCACACCTGCAAGGCCCCCAAGAAGGCAGAGTGGCTGGACCAGACCTGA